The following are encoded in a window of Candidatus Rokuibacteriota bacterium genomic DNA:
- the era gene encoding GTPase Era: MPTTPPHRAGFVALIGRSNVGKSTLLNRLVGEKLAIVSPRPQTTRTRITGVKTLPAAQVVFVDTPGLHEPRAGLGQFMVATAHRALEDVDLVCLVAEATEDPANLDEGLFEVLSGVRGPVFCCLNKCDLVKPKERILPLIDAYRGRYPFKEVLPLSAVDGTNCDRLFDLAVGVLPEHPPYFPPDTLTTQPETFFVAEVIREKLFRLTREEVPYACAVRVEELDERAGRDLLYVRANIFVETESQKAIVIGKGGGMLKEIGSAARQELERFFGIKVFLELKVDVRRNWRKDEQALREFGFMLTS, encoded by the coding sequence CTTCTCAACCGTCTGGTCGGCGAGAAGCTCGCCATCGTTTCGCCGCGGCCTCAGACCACGCGGACGCGCATTACCGGAGTGAAAACCCTTCCCGCCGCTCAGGTGGTCTTCGTGGACACGCCCGGGCTCCACGAGCCCCGGGCCGGGCTGGGCCAGTTCATGGTCGCCACGGCCCACCGGGCGCTGGAGGACGTGGACCTGGTCTGCCTGGTGGCCGAGGCCACGGAGGATCCGGCAAACCTCGACGAGGGCCTCTTCGAGGTCCTCTCCGGTGTGCGGGGACCGGTCTTCTGCTGCCTCAACAAGTGTGACCTCGTCAAGCCCAAGGAGCGGATCCTCCCGCTGATCGATGCCTACCGGGGCCGCTACCCATTCAAAGAGGTTCTCCCGCTGTCGGCCGTCGACGGGACGAACTGTGACCGTCTCTTTGACCTGGCCGTGGGCGTCCTGCCCGAGCACCCGCCCTACTTCCCCCCCGATACCCTCACGACCCAGCCCGAGACCTTCTTCGTCGCCGAGGTGATTCGCGAGAAGCTCTTCCGGCTCACGCGGGAGGAGGTTCCCTACGCGTGCGCGGTGCGGGTCGAGGAGCTGGATGAGCGTGCGGGCCGGGATCTCCTCTATGTCCGGGCCAACATCTTCGTCGAGACGGAATCCCAGAAGGCGATCGTCATCGGCAAGGGTGGCGGCATGCTGAAGGAGATCGGGAGCGCAGCCCGGCAGGAGCTCGAGCGGTTCTTCGGGATCAAGGTCTTCCTGGAGCTGAAGGTGGATGTGCGACGCAACTGGCGCAAGGATGAGCAGGCGCTGCGCGAGTTCGGCTTCATGCTCACGTCATAG